In Deinococcus psychrotolerans, a genomic segment contains:
- a CDS encoding metallophosphoesterase family protein → MRVLHTADFHAGRTLRGYDRTPEIRDALNEIVGLARSEKVDAVLVAGDLFDTVNPPADAEAAIFAFFLALRDAGIPSIVIAGNHDSASRLSGLSGLLGWVGVQVVAQPSHDPRQMIRTVETRSGEKLVVGALPYLSERRLVKAADVMGAEVGLWRQKYREGMKFFLGQLAAGFEAGAVNMLMLHATLDGAVASGSDRGMQFDLTNAYTVSPLQLPAAAQYVALGHVHKPQELGASPLACYSGSIIQLDFGEGGEKKQVNLVEVEAGRPAKVHPIPLVSGKELRTIRADLETLDARLSAVKGFDGLLKVVVRAPAGTALPGLKDRVLRQFPNALGVELEAVKDEATVQAASREGLSIEQLYERYHQERRGELPDALRRVFKETDTAVREAAGDGI, encoded by the coding sequence ATGCGCGTACTTCACACCGCCGACTTCCACGCTGGGCGCACTTTGCGCGGCTATGACCGCACCCCCGAAATCCGCGACGCCCTGAATGAAATTGTGGGGTTGGCCCGCAGCGAGAAGGTTGATGCCGTGCTGGTGGCGGGCGACCTCTTCGATACGGTCAACCCGCCCGCCGACGCTGAAGCGGCCATCTTCGCTTTTTTTCTGGCGCTGCGCGACGCAGGTATTCCCAGCATCGTGATCGCCGGAAACCACGACAGCGCCTCGCGGCTCTCAGGCCTCAGCGGGCTGCTCGGCTGGGTGGGCGTGCAGGTGGTGGCCCAGCCCAGCCACGATCCGCGCCAGATGATCCGCACGGTGGAAACCAGAAGCGGCGAGAAATTGGTGGTGGGCGCACTCCCCTACCTCTCCGAGCGCCGATTGGTCAAAGCCGCTGACGTGATGGGGGCCGAGGTCGGCTTGTGGCGGCAAAAGTACCGTGAGGGCATGAAGTTCTTTCTGGGTCAGCTGGCGGCGGGCTTTGAAGCGGGAGCGGTCAACATGCTGATGCTGCACGCCACCCTCGACGGCGCGGTGGCCAGCGGCTCGGATAGGGGAATGCAGTTCGATTTGACCAACGCTTATACCGTCTCGCCGCTCCAGCTTCCGGCGGCGGCGCAGTATGTGGCGCTGGGCCACGTCCACAAGCCGCAGGAACTCGGCGCGTCCCCGCTGGCCTGCTACTCGGGCAGCATTATCCAGCTCGATTTTGGGGAGGGTGGCGAGAAAAAACAGGTCAATCTGGTGGAAGTCGAAGCGGGGCGGCCTGCCAAAGTCCACCCTATTCCGCTCGTCAGCGGCAAGGAGCTGAGAACCATTCGGGCCGATCTGGAAACATTGGATGCCCGCCTCAGCGCTGTGAAAGGCTTTGACGGCCTGCTGAAAGTGGTGGTGCGTGCGCCCGCTGGAACCGCTTTGCCCGGACTCAAAGACCGGGTGCTGCGGCAATTCCCCAATGCGCTGGGGGTGGAGCTGGAAGCCGTCAAGGATGAGGCGACGGTGCAGGCGGCGAGCCGCGAGGGCTTGAGCATTGAGCAGCTTTACGAGCGCTATCACCAAGAGCGGCGCGGCGAGTTGCCGGACGCCCTGCGGCGGGTCTTCAAAGAAACCGATACAGCGGTGCGTGAAGCGGCTGGGGACGGGATATGA
- a CDS encoding glycosyltransferase family protein, with the protein MARQGDLICLAHLRWDFVFQRPQHLMGQAARDRRVYYVEPPLFGEWDSSLEIRSTEYGVTVVVPRLLEGLDAAASQARTAAMLNELALSEAWHEYTLWVYTPMEMPLVTALDPSLVIYDCMDELANFRFAPPELRPREQQLLARADLVFTGGHRLWEAKREQHPHAYPFPSSVDKAHFARARRELPDPADQADLNRPRLGFYGVIDERFDTALLAELAERRPEWQFVLLGPVVKIQEGDLPRAANLHYLGMKSYAELPQYLAHWDVALLLFARNASTEFISPTKTPEYLAAGVPVVSTEIRDVVRPYGEQDLVRIANRADDFEAACEAALAERHQPEGHDRQARADAYLAGLSWSQTWAEMETRMNEARGRKATKTEAADD; encoded by the coding sequence ATGGCACGGCAGGGCGACTTGATTTGTTTGGCCCACCTCAGATGGGATTTCGTCTTTCAGCGCCCGCAGCATTTGATGGGTCAGGCGGCGCGTGACCGGCGGGTGTATTACGTGGAGCCGCCCCTTTTCGGGGAGTGGGACAGCTCACTGGAGATCCGCTCTACCGAATACGGGGTCACGGTCGTTGTGCCGCGCTTGCTGGAAGGCTTAGACGCTGCTGCCTCACAGGCCCGCACGGCGGCCATGCTCAATGAACTGGCCCTCAGCGAAGCGTGGCACGAGTACACCTTATGGGTTTACACCCCGATGGAAATGCCGCTGGTCACCGCGCTTGATCCCAGCTTGGTGATTTACGACTGCATGGACGAGCTGGCCAATTTCCGCTTCGCGCCGCCGGAGTTGCGCCCCCGCGAGCAGCAGCTTTTGGCGCGGGCCGATCTGGTCTTTACCGGCGGCCACCGCCTCTGGGAAGCCAAACGCGAGCAGCACCCACACGCCTACCCGTTTCCCTCCAGCGTGGACAAGGCCCACTTTGCCCGCGCCCGCCGCGAGCTGCCCGATCCCGCCGATCAAGCCGACTTGAACCGCCCCCGCTTGGGCTTTTACGGCGTGATCGACGAGCGCTTCGACACCGCCCTGCTCGCCGAGTTGGCCGAGCGCCGCCCCGAGTGGCAATTCGTGTTGCTGGGGCCAGTTGTCAAAATTCAGGAAGGCGATTTGCCCCGCGCCGCCAACCTGCACTACTTGGGCATGAAAAGCTACGCCGAGTTGCCTCAGTATCTGGCGCACTGGGACGTGGCGCTGCTGCTGTTTGCCCGCAACGCGTCCACCGAGTTCATCTCGCCGACCAAGACGCCGGAATACCTGGCGGCGGGCGTGCCGGTGGTGTCGACTGAAATCCGCGACGTGGTGCGGCCCTACGGTGAGCAAGATCTAGTGCGAATTGCCAACCGCGCCGACGACTTCGAGGCGGCCTGTGAAGCCGCTCTTGCCGAACGCCACCAGCCGGAAGGCCATGACCGGCAAGCCCGTGCCGACGCTTATTTGGCCGGGCTGTCGTGGTCGCAGACTTGGGCCGAGATGGAGACACGGATGAATGAAGCGAGAGGCCGTAAGGCTACAAAAACTGAGGCCGCAGATGACTGA
- the glf gene encoding UDP-galactopyranose mutase has protein sequence MTELPLMSSGFDYLIVGAGFAGSVLAERLASEGKSVLIVDKRAHIGGNAYDRYDDAGVLIHPYGPHIFHTNSREVFDYLSRFTEWRPYQHRVKASVDGQLLPIPINLDTVNQLYGLSLTAFQVEEFFASVAEPAEKIRTSEDVVVSKVGRDLYNKFFRGYTRKQWGLDPSELDASVTARVPTRTNRDDRYFADTYQVMPLHGYTRMFERMLAHPNIKVMTNTDYREIADFVPFAQMIYTGPVDAYFDYRFGKLPYRSLEFVHETHAQEQMLPVGTVNYPNDYAYTRVSEFKHITGQSHAQTSVVYELPRAEGDPYYPVPRPENALLYKKYEVLAQATPNVMFVGRLATYKYYNMDQVVAQALTAHRKLSRVKVLEETLA, from the coding sequence ATGACTGAGCTGCCCTTAATGTCCAGCGGCTTCGATTACCTGATCGTGGGGGCGGGCTTTGCCGGGTCGGTGCTGGCCGAGCGGCTGGCCTCAGAAGGCAAGTCGGTGTTGATCGTGGACAAAAGGGCGCACATCGGCGGCAACGCTTACGACCGCTACGACGACGCGGGCGTTTTGATTCACCCCTACGGCCCGCACATCTTCCATACCAACAGCCGTGAGGTCTTTGATTACCTCTCGCGCTTCACCGAGTGGCGGCCCTACCAGCACCGGGTCAAGGCCAGCGTGGACGGGCAACTACTTCCCATTCCGATCAACCTCGATACCGTCAACCAGCTGTACGGCCTGAGCCTGACTGCCTTTCAGGTCGAAGAGTTCTTCGCCTCGGTGGCCGAACCCGCCGAGAAGATTCGCACCAGCGAGGACGTGGTGGTCAGCAAGGTCGGGCGCGACCTCTACAACAAGTTCTTTAGGGGCTACACCCGCAAGCAGTGGGGCCTAGACCCCTCCGAACTTGACGCCTCGGTGACGGCCCGCGTGCCGACCCGCACCAACCGCGACGACCGCTATTTTGCCGACACCTATCAGGTGATGCCGCTGCACGGCTATACCCGGATGTTTGAGCGGATGCTGGCCCACCCCAACATCAAGGTGATGACCAACACCGATTACCGCGAGATTGCCGACTTCGTGCCGTTCGCTCAGATGATCTACACCGGCCCAGTGGACGCCTACTTCGACTACCGCTTCGGCAAATTGCCTTACCGCAGCTTGGAATTTGTTCACGAGACGCACGCGCAGGAGCAAATGCTGCCGGTGGGGACGGTCAACTATCCCAACGACTACGCCTACACCCGCGTCAGCGAGTTCAAGCACATCACTGGGCAATCTCACGCCCAGACCAGCGTGGTCTACGAACTGCCCCGCGCCGAGGGTGATCCGTATTATCCGGTGCCGAGGCCCGAGAACGCTCTCCTGTACAAGAAATACGAGGTACTAGCCCAGGCGACGCCGAACGTGATGTTCGTGGGGCGGCTGGCGACTTACAAGTACTACAACATGGATCAGGTGGTTGCTCAGGCACTGACGGCACACCGCAAGCTCAGCAGAGTGAAGGTACTGGAAGAAACGCTGGCTTAA
- the cpdB gene encoding 2',3'-cyclic-nucleotide 2'-phosphodiesterase yields MKPLVLLTLALGSLASAQNVDPTPTVELRILETTDLHTSALGYDYYQDKPTGEFGFEYTATLIENAKKEKRNTLLYDNGDLIQGNPLGDYVARVDPLKPGEMHPMHAAMKLLGYDAGNLGNHEFNYGLPFLQQVMAAAPMPMVNANVYIDDGDNNPDNDKNAFTPYLIQRKIVYDAQGRPQVLNVGVIGLLPPQIMQWDKTNLDGKVTTRDIVETAKKFVPMMKAQGADIIIAIAHSGINADYVPGQENAATELTKVGGIDVVLSGHSHQEFPGPVYKDIPGADITKGTINGKAVVMAGFWGNDLGIIDLKLQKVAGVWKVQDTQSALRPIWDKVAKVNLVKPDPRIALAVKAANEGTLAYVRGKVADLSAPINSYWALVQDDPSVQLVASAQIAYVKAALAGGKYADLPVLSAAAPFKAGGRAGASYYTDIPAGTLAIKNVADLYVYPNTVQAVLVTGAQVQEWLERSAAQFKQIDPKNTAPQDLVETSFPTYNFDVIDGVTYQIDVSQPSRYDVGGKLANPGAHRIKELMFGGKPIDPAAQFVVATNNYRASGGGNFPGLDGKNIILQAPDETREALVQYFQAQKTVNPTADNNWKLTPLPGVSLLYATGPNAQKFLPANATLQKMQDDGFAQYVIKF; encoded by the coding sequence ATGAAACCCTTAGTTCTTCTTACTCTGGCCCTCGGCAGCCTTGCCAGCGCCCAGAACGTCGATCCCACGCCCACTGTCGAGCTGCGGATTCTGGAAACCACCGATCTGCACACCTCCGCGCTCGGCTACGACTACTACCAGGACAAGCCCACTGGCGAGTTCGGCTTCGAGTACACCGCCACGCTGATCGAAAATGCCAAGAAAGAAAAGCGCAACACGCTGCTCTACGACAACGGCGACCTTATTCAGGGCAATCCGCTGGGCGATTACGTGGCCCGCGTCGATCCGCTCAAGCCCGGCGAAATGCACCCGATGCACGCGGCCATGAAGCTGCTCGGCTACGACGCGGGCAACCTCGGCAACCACGAATTCAATTACGGCCTTCCCTTCCTCCAGCAGGTGATGGCGGCGGCTCCCATGCCGATGGTCAACGCCAACGTCTACATCGATGACGGCGACAACAACCCCGACAACGACAAGAACGCCTTTACGCCCTACCTGATTCAGCGCAAGATCGTGTATGACGCTCAGGGCCGCCCGCAGGTGCTCAACGTGGGGGTGATCGGCTTGCTGCCGCCGCAGATCATGCAGTGGGACAAGACCAACCTCGACGGTAAGGTCACGACCCGCGACATCGTGGAGACGGCCAAAAAATTCGTGCCAATGATGAAAGCTCAGGGGGCCGACATCATCATCGCGATTGCCCACAGCGGCATCAACGCCGACTACGTGCCGGGGCAGGAAAATGCGGCCACCGAACTCACCAAAGTCGGCGGTATCGACGTGGTGCTCAGCGGCCACAGCCACCAGGAATTTCCGGGGCCGGTCTACAAGGATATTCCCGGCGCGGACATCACCAAGGGCACCATTAATGGCAAAGCCGTCGTGATGGCCGGATTCTGGGGCAACGATCTGGGCATCATTGACCTCAAATTGCAAAAAGTGGCGGGCGTCTGGAAGGTTCAGGATACCCAGTCGGCGCTGCGCCCGATCTGGGACAAGGTGGCCAAAGTCAATCTGGTCAAACCCGACCCGCGCATCGCTCTGGCGGTCAAGGCGGCCAACGAAGGCACGCTGGCTTATGTGCGCGGCAAGGTGGCCGACCTCTCAGCCCCCATCAACTCGTACTGGGCGCTGGTGCAAGACGACCCCAGCGTGCAGCTCGTCGCCAGTGCCCAGATCGCCTACGTCAAGGCGGCTTTGGCGGGCGGCAAGTACGCCGACTTACCAGTGCTGTCGGCGGCGGCTCCCTTCAAAGCGGGCGGACGCGCCGGAGCGAGCTACTACACCGATATTCCGGCGGGCACGCTGGCGATCAAGAACGTGGCCGATCTGTATGTTTATCCCAACACGGTGCAGGCCGTGCTGGTCACGGGAGCACAGGTGCAGGAGTGGCTGGAGCGCTCAGCGGCCCAATTCAAGCAGATCGATCCCAAGAACACCGCGCCGCAAGACCTCGTCGAGACCAGCTTTCCCACCTATAACTTCGATGTCATCGACGGCGTGACCTACCAGATCGACGTCAGCCAGCCCAGCCGCTACGACGTGGGCGGCAAGCTGGCCAATCCCGGCGCTCACCGCATCAAGGAGCTGATGTTCGGGGGCAAGCCGATTGACCCCGCCGCGCAGTTCGTGGTCGCCACCAACAACTACCGCGCTTCTGGCGGTGGTAACTTCCCCGGCCTCGACGGCAAGAACATCATCTTGCAGGCTCCCGACGAAACCCGTGAAGCCCTCGTCCAGTACTTCCAGGCGCAGAAGACCGTCAACCCCACCGCCGACAACAACTGGAAACTGACGCCGCTGCCGGGCGTGAGCCTGCTTTACGCCACCGGCCCCAACGCCCAGAAATTCCTGCCCGCCAACGCCACCTTGCAAAAAATGCAGGACGACGGTTTCGCCCAGTACGTGATCAAGTTCTAG
- a CDS encoding thiolase family protein codes for MSNPTANPAREAVIVSAVRTAVGRGVKGTLANTRPDDLAALVMKEALARVGVDPAIVEDVIFGCAIPEAEQGLNIARLAALQAGFPDSVGGVTVNRFCSSGLQTVAMAAAAIQAGHFDVILAGGVESMSMVPMSGHNPSPNLSLVDKRPEAYINMGLTAENVAAQYNVSKEDQDAFAVRSHQRAAAAQDAGKFKDEIVPVPVRVDKVKGTKITSETVMYADDELIRRDTTLEGLAKLRPAFKMGGSVTAGNASPFSDGASALLLMSREKADELGLKPLAKFIGFTVAGVGPEVMGIGPVEAVPKVLKQNGLTLADMDLIELNEAFAAQSLAVIRTLGINEEITNVNGGAIALGHPLGCSGAKLTTTAIHELRRRGGGKALITMCIGGGMGAAGIIEVYPAEGQAAD; via the coding sequence ATGTCTAACCCCACTGCCAATCCTGCGCGTGAAGCCGTGATCGTTTCCGCCGTCCGCACCGCCGTTGGGCGCGGCGTTAAAGGCACCCTCGCTAACACCCGCCCCGACGATCTGGCCGCGCTGGTCATGAAAGAAGCGCTGGCCCGCGTCGGCGTTGATCCCGCCATCGTGGAGGACGTGATCTTCGGTTGCGCCATTCCCGAGGCCGAACAAGGGCTCAACATTGCCCGCCTCGCCGCGCTGCAAGCTGGATTTCCCGATTCGGTGGGCGGCGTGACCGTCAACCGCTTTTGCTCATCGGGCCTGCAAACGGTGGCGATGGCGGCGGCGGCTATTCAGGCCGGACACTTCGACGTGATCTTGGCGGGCGGCGTGGAGAGCATGAGCATGGTGCCGATGAGCGGCCACAACCCCAGCCCCAACCTGAGCCTCGTCGACAAGCGCCCGGAAGCCTACATCAACATGGGCCTGACCGCTGAGAACGTGGCCGCCCAGTACAACGTCAGCAAGGAAGATCAGGACGCCTTCGCGGTGCGCAGCCACCAGCGGGCCGCCGCCGCGCAGGACGCGGGCAAATTCAAAGACGAGATCGTGCCGGTGCCGGTGCGCGTAGACAAGGTCAAGGGAACAAAGATCACTTCCGAAACCGTGATGTACGCCGACGACGAACTGATTCGCCGCGACACCACCTTGGAGGGCCTCGCCAAGCTGCGCCCCGCCTTCAAGATGGGCGGCTCGGTGACGGCGGGCAACGCTTCGCCCTTCTCGGACGGAGCCTCGGCGCTGCTGCTGATGAGCCGAGAGAAGGCCGACGAGCTGGGCCTGAAGCCGCTGGCCAAGTTCATCGGCTTCACGGTGGCGGGCGTTGGGCCGGAAGTGATGGGCATCGGGCCAGTCGAGGCCGTGCCGAAGGTCTTGAAGCAAAACGGGCTGACCCTGGCGGACATGGACCTGATCGAACTCAACGAAGCGTTCGCGGCCCAGAGTCTGGCTGTCATTCGCACGCTGGGCATCAACGAGGAGATCACCAACGTCAACGGCGGGGCGATTGCGCTGGGCCACCCGCTCGGCTGCTCGGGGGCCAAGCTGACCACCACCGCCATTCACGAACTGCGGCGGCGCGGCGGCGGCAAAGCGCTGATCACCATGTGCATCGGCGGCGGCATGGGCGCGGCGGGGATCATCGAAGTGTATCCGGCGGAAGGGCAGGCGGCGGACTGA
- a CDS encoding alpha/beta hydrolase, with protein MTPTPKSSFPVFARVLLGVGLGAAATLGTGWYFADGLVRARPVKRPVYKTRVLAVSRENHETMIQLTRNYATARAGAVTLDWDAEDGGSLLGPVVEGGSKWVKRPLLRGGQYLRPGLAVRPSSVGLGNPAGRGLIFDNLVLSGEHGPLPAWFVPGKEGAIGANPQQDWVIIMHGYQGLRQDALRFLPTYHDFGLSSLVVTYRNAHGAGRTPQGVYRLSAEEWEDLEVAVQYARDHGAKRIVLMGLSMGGSITLAFMRRSKLAQYVNAVVLDSPALEWRELIKHFAVRLRLPVFLAPIVEKLTTLKSGQDFDAVDHLSHAHVYDRHMLIFHGSADDTVPVSQLDRLFEARPDLIEYVRVEGAEHLRNWNMDIENYERRLRQYLSRMLGPLEAQHSEINTPSQKENPNV; from the coding sequence ATGACCCCCACCCCCAAATCTTCCTTCCCCGTCTTCGCCCGCGTGCTGCTGGGCGTGGGCCTCGGCGCGGCGGCCACACTCGGCACCGGCTGGTACTTTGCCGACGGTCTGGTGCGGGCGCGGCCTGTCAAGCGGCCCGTTTACAAGACCCGCGTGCTGGCCGTATCGCGCGAGAACCACGAGACGATGATTCAGCTCACCCGCAATTACGCCACTGCCCGCGCCGGGGCCGTCACACTCGACTGGGACGCTGAGGACGGCGGCTCGCTGCTGGGGCCAGTGGTGGAGGGCGGCTCCAAGTGGGTCAAGCGGCCCCTGCTGCGCGGAGGACAGTACCTCAGGCCGGGTTTGGCGGTGCGGCCCAGTTCGGTGGGCCTCGGCAACCCAGCGGGGCGCGGGCTGATCTTCGACAATCTGGTGCTCAGCGGCGAGCACGGCCCGCTTCCGGCCTGGTTCGTGCCGGGCAAGGAAGGCGCAATCGGGGCCAACCCCCAGCAAGACTGGGTCATCATCATGCACGGCTATCAGGGCCTGCGCCAAGACGCCCTGCGCTTTTTGCCGACCTATCACGACTTTGGCCTGAGCAGCTTGGTGGTCACTTACCGCAACGCGCACGGTGCGGGCCGCACGCCGCAGGGCGTCTACCGGCTCAGCGCCGAGGAGTGGGAAGACCTGGAAGTGGCGGTGCAATATGCCCGCGACCACGGAGCCAAGCGGATTGTATTGATGGGCCTGAGCATGGGCGGCAGCATCACGCTGGCGTTCATGCGGCGCAGCAAACTGGCCCAGTATGTCAACGCGGTGGTGCTCGATTCGCCCGCCCTAGAGTGGCGCGAACTGATCAAGCATTTTGCCGTCCGGCTGCGGCTTCCGGTGTTCCTTGCGCCCATCGTGGAGAAGCTGACCACCCTCAAGAGCGGCCAGGATTTCGACGCGGTCGATCACCTCAGCCACGCCCACGTCTATGACCGCCACATGCTGATCTTTCATGGCAGCGCCGACGACACCGTGCCCGTTTCGCAGCTCGACCGCCTGTTCGAGGCCCGGCCCGATTTGATCGAGTACGTGCGGGTGGAAGGCGCAGAACACCTCCGAAACTGGAATATGGATATAGAGAATTACGAGCGCCGCCTGCGCCAGTATCTCAGCCGGATGCTGGGGCCGCTTGAAGCTCAACACTCTGAAATAAATACCCCTTCTCAAAAGGAGAATCCCAATGTCTAA